The Streptomyces sp. NBC_01689 genome includes a window with the following:
- a CDS encoding helix-turn-helix domain-containing protein, which translates to MTTDEVLADVGPRLRRIRKERGATLAGLSEVTGISVSTLSRLESGLRRPSLELLLPIARAHQVPLDELVGAPPVGDPRVRAEPIVRNGRTHWPLTRQPGGLQAYKVLEPRRRQVPDPRTHEGYEWLYVLSGRLRLVLAEHDVVLGPGEAAEFDTRVPHWFGSTGEGPVEFLSLFGPQGERMHVRARPTSP; encoded by the coding sequence ATGACCACGGACGAAGTTCTCGCCGACGTAGGCCCCCGGCTGCGCCGCATCAGGAAGGAGCGCGGTGCCACCCTCGCCGGGCTGTCGGAGGTGACCGGGATCTCCGTCAGCACGCTCTCCCGCCTGGAGTCCGGGCTGCGCAGGCCCAGCCTGGAGCTGCTGCTGCCGATCGCCCGCGCCCATCAGGTCCCGCTCGACGAACTGGTCGGCGCGCCGCCGGTCGGCGACCCCCGCGTCCGCGCCGAACCGATCGTCCGCAACGGCCGCACACACTGGCCCCTGACGCGTCAGCCGGGCGGACTGCAGGCCTACAAGGTGCTCGAACCCCGGCGCAGACAGGTGCCGGACCCGCGCACCCACGAGGGCTACGAGTGGCTCTACGTGCTCTCCGGGCGCCTGCGGCTCGTGCTGGCCGAACACGATGTGGTGCTGGGGCCCGGGGAGGCGGCCGAGTTCGACACCCGGGTGCCGCACTGGTTCGGGTCGACGGGGGAGGGGCCGGTGGAGTTCCTGAGCCTGTTCGGGCCGCAGGGGGAGCGGATGCACGTCCGGGCCCGGCCGACCAGCCCCTGA
- a CDS encoding NAD(P)/FAD-dependent oxidoreductase, translated as MTDTYEAVVVGGGAAGLSAALVLGRARRRTLLVDAGEPRNAPATHLQGYLTRDGMPPAEFLALGREEVARYGVEQVRDRAVDVTRHGAGEFHVTLASGRTAHARRLVLATGLADELPAVPGVAERFGRDVLHCPYCHGWEVRDEAFGVLAATPASVHQALMVSQWSKDVTLFLHEVAEAELSRDDRRRLAAAGVAVVPGEVAALVVEEDRLTGVRLGDGSVHRRSVVFVAPRAVPRNDLFARLGAELRETPFGTYPVVDETGLTTVPGVWAAGNAVGFAEQVVNAAGAGYRAAATLNGELLLADLDAR; from the coding sequence ATGACCGACACGTACGAGGCCGTAGTGGTCGGAGGGGGCGCGGCCGGACTGTCCGCGGCCCTGGTCCTGGGGCGGGCACGGCGCCGGACGCTGCTCGTCGACGCGGGCGAGCCGCGCAACGCGCCCGCCACGCATCTGCAGGGCTATCTGACCCGGGACGGCATGCCGCCCGCCGAGTTCCTCGCCCTCGGGCGCGAGGAGGTCGCGCGCTACGGGGTCGAACAGGTCCGGGACCGGGCCGTCGACGTGACGCGCCACGGCGCCGGGGAGTTCCACGTGACGCTCGCGTCCGGTCGGACGGCGCACGCGCGCCGGCTGGTCCTGGCCACCGGGCTGGCCGACGAACTGCCGGCGGTGCCGGGGGTCGCCGAGCGCTTCGGCCGGGACGTCCTGCACTGCCCGTACTGCCACGGCTGGGAGGTGCGCGACGAGGCGTTCGGGGTGCTGGCGGCCACGCCCGCGAGTGTGCACCAGGCCCTGATGGTCTCCCAGTGGTCGAAGGACGTCACCCTGTTCCTGCACGAGGTCGCCGAGGCGGAGCTGTCGCGCGACGACCGGCGCCGGCTCGCCGCCGCCGGGGTGGCCGTGGTGCCGGGCGAGGTGGCCGCGCTCGTCGTCGAGGAGGACCGTCTCACCGGGGTCCGGCTCGGGGACGGCTCGGTCCACCGACGCTCGGTGGTGTTCGTCGCGCCGCGCGCCGTCCCGCGCAACGACCTCTTCGCACGCCTGGGCGCCGAGCTGCGCGAGACCCCGTTCGGCACCTACCCGGTGGTCGACGAGACCGGGCTGACGACCGTGCCGGGCGTCTGGGCGGCGGGCAACGCGGTCGGCTTCGCCGAACAGGTCGTGAACGCGGCGGGCGCCGGCTACCGGGCGGCCGCCACGCTCAACGGAGAACTGCTCCTCGCCGACCTCGACGCCCGCTGA
- a CDS encoding DUF6213 family protein encodes MNREVTLPLIVDDRGTLQVAAADVSKLLRTLGGRWLHLVEAGEGGLDEDTVAALTIELAKLADRIDVACIAHSSGGASG; translated from the coding sequence GTGAACCGCGAAGTTACCCTGCCTCTGATCGTCGACGACCGCGGCACGTTGCAGGTGGCGGCCGCCGACGTCAGCAAACTGCTGCGCACGCTGGGCGGCCGGTGGCTGCATCTGGTGGAGGCGGGCGAGGGCGGCCTCGACGAGGACACGGTGGCGGCGCTCACCATCGAACTCGCCAAGCTCGCCGACCGGATCGATGTGGCGTGCATCGCGCACAGCAGTGGGGGTGCCTCCGGCTAG
- a CDS encoding NUDIX domain-containing protein → MTGRRSAGLLLYRRTAEGLEVLLGHMGGPFYARRDAGAWTVPKGEYGPDESAWDAARREFREELGLPPPDGEAVPLGEVRQAGGKVVTAWAVEADLDPATVVPGTFTMEWPPRSGRRQEFPELDRVEWFGLDRARAVVVPAQAAFVDRLAEHQD, encoded by the coding sequence GTGACGGGGAGGCGCAGCGCGGGACTGCTGCTGTACCGGCGCACCGCGGAGGGTCTGGAGGTGCTGCTCGGCCATATGGGCGGCCCGTTCTACGCGCGGCGCGACGCGGGGGCGTGGACCGTGCCGAAGGGCGAGTACGGACCAGACGAGAGCGCCTGGGACGCCGCGCGCCGTGAGTTCCGCGAGGAGCTGGGGCTGCCCCCGCCCGACGGTGAGGCGGTGCCGCTCGGCGAGGTCCGGCAGGCCGGCGGCAAGGTCGTCACGGCCTGGGCCGTCGAGGCGGACCTCGACCCCGCGACCGTGGTCCCGGGCACCTTCACGATGGAGTGGCCGCCGAGGTCGGGACGCCGTCAGGAGTTCCCCGAGCTCGACCGGGTGGAGTGGTTCGGCCTGGACCGGGCGCGGGCGGTCGTGGTTCCGGCACAGGCGGCGTTTGTGGACCGGCTGGCGGAGCACCAGGACTGA
- a CDS encoding type III polyketide synthase, giving the protein MATLCKPSVSVPEYVITMEETLELASSRHQDHPQLPLALRLIENTGVKTRHIVQPIEETLKHPGFEDRNKIYESEAKARVPAVVQRALDDAELLTTDIDMIIYVSCTGFMMPSLTAWLINTMDFNSDTRQMPIAQLGCAAGGAAINRAHDFCTAYPEGNALIVACEFCSLCYQPTDLGVGSLLSNGLFGDGIAAAVVRGRGGTGIKLERNGSYLIPKTEEWIMYDVRATGFHFLLDKRVPGTMEPLAPALHSLARQHGWDASDLDFYIIHAGGPRILDDLSKFLEVPPDAFRFSRATLTEYGNIASAVVLDAARRMFDEGGAEHASRGLLAGFGPGITAEMSLGRWQHDDGERA; this is encoded by the coding sequence ATGGCGACTTTGTGCAAACCCTCGGTCTCCGTCCCGGAATACGTGATCACGATGGAGGAGACGCTGGAACTGGCGAGCTCCCGCCACCAGGACCACCCCCAACTGCCGCTGGCACTGCGGCTGATCGAGAACACCGGAGTCAAGACCCGGCACATCGTGCAGCCCATCGAGGAGACGCTCAAGCACCCCGGTTTCGAGGACCGCAACAAGATCTACGAGAGCGAGGCCAAGGCCCGCGTCCCCGCGGTCGTGCAGCGGGCGCTGGACGACGCGGAACTCCTCACCACCGACATCGACATGATCATCTATGTGTCGTGCACCGGGTTCATGATGCCCTCGCTCACGGCCTGGCTGATCAACACGATGGACTTCAACAGCGACACCCGGCAGATGCCCATAGCCCAGCTGGGCTGTGCCGCCGGCGGCGCCGCCATCAACCGGGCGCACGACTTCTGCACCGCCTACCCCGAGGGCAACGCGCTCATCGTGGCCTGCGAGTTCTGCTCGCTCTGCTACCAGCCGACCGACCTCGGCGTCGGCTCCCTGCTGTCCAACGGACTGTTCGGCGACGGCATCGCCGCGGCGGTCGTCCGGGGCCGCGGCGGCACCGGCATCAAGCTCGAACGCAACGGCTCGTACCTGATCCCCAAGACCGAGGAGTGGATCATGTACGACGTCCGGGCCACCGGTTTCCACTTCCTGCTGGACAAGCGGGTGCCGGGCACCATGGAGCCGCTCGCGCCCGCTCTCCACTCGCTCGCGCGGCAGCACGGCTGGGACGCCTCCGACCTGGACTTCTACATCATCCACGCGGGCGGCCCGCGGATCCTCGACGACCTCAGCAAGTTCCTCGAAGTCCCGCCGGACGCCTTCCGGTTCAGCCGGGCCACGCTCACCGAGTACGGCAACATCGCGAGCGCCGTCGTCCTGGACGCCGCGCGCCGGATGTTCGACGAGGGCGGCGCCGAGCACGCCTCGCGCGGACTGCTCGCGGGCTTCGGTCCCGGCATCACGGCGGAGATGTCCCTCGGCCGCTGGCAGCACGACGACGGGGAGCGGGCATGA
- a CDS encoding NADP-dependent succinic semialdehyde dehydrogenase, protein MPIATVNPANGETLRTFDALGAEEIESKLATAEATFRTYRTTSFAERARLMHRAADLLDADQDAIGRMMTTEMGKPVKQARAEAAKCAKSMRWYADHAAGLLADELPADSDVKDSGAARVLVRYRPLGPVLAVMPWNFPLWQVIRFAAPALMAGNVGLLKHASNVPQTALCLEDLFRRAGFPEGCFQTLLIGSGAVEDVLRDPRVRAATLTGSEPAGRAVASVAGDEIKKTVLELGGSDPYVVMPSADVDRAARTAVTARVQNNGQSCIAAKRFIVHTDVFDAFAERFTAGMAALRVGDPQSEDTEVGPLSTEQGRRDLEELVDDAVENGATVLCGGERPEGFGEHGWYYAPTVLADITPEMRVHQEETFGPVATLYRAADLDEAVALANDTPFGLSSNVWTRDESEIDRFVRDLEAGAVYVNGMTASHPAFPFGGVKRSGYGRELAEHGIREFCNITTVWHGA, encoded by the coding sequence ATGCCCATCGCGACGGTGAACCCGGCGAACGGCGAGACGCTCAGGACGTTCGACGCCCTCGGCGCCGAGGAGATCGAGAGCAAGCTCGCGACGGCCGAGGCCACGTTCCGCACGTATCGCACCACGTCCTTCGCCGAGCGGGCCCGGCTGATGCACCGGGCCGCCGACCTCCTCGACGCGGACCAGGACGCCATCGGCCGGATGATGACCACGGAGATGGGCAAGCCGGTCAAGCAGGCCCGCGCGGAGGCCGCCAAGTGCGCGAAGTCGATGCGCTGGTACGCCGACCACGCGGCCGGACTGCTCGCCGACGAGCTGCCCGCCGACTCCGACGTGAAGGACTCCGGCGCGGCCCGCGTCCTGGTGCGCTACCGTCCGCTGGGCCCGGTGCTGGCCGTGATGCCGTGGAACTTCCCGCTCTGGCAGGTGATCCGGTTCGCCGCGCCCGCGCTGATGGCGGGCAACGTCGGGCTGCTCAAGCACGCCTCCAACGTGCCGCAGACCGCGCTCTGTCTGGAGGACCTGTTCCGCCGGGCGGGCTTCCCCGAGGGCTGCTTCCAGACGCTGCTGATCGGTTCGGGCGCGGTCGAGGACGTCCTGCGCGACCCGCGGGTCAGGGCGGCGACGCTCACCGGGAGCGAACCGGCCGGGCGCGCGGTGGCGTCGGTGGCCGGGGACGAGATCAAGAAGACGGTCCTGGAGCTGGGCGGCAGTGACCCGTACGTCGTGATGCCCTCCGCCGACGTCGACCGGGCGGCACGGACCGCGGTGACCGCGCGGGTGCAGAACAACGGGCAGTCGTGCATCGCCGCCAAGCGGTTCATCGTCCACACCGACGTCTTCGACGCCTTCGCCGAGCGCTTCACGGCGGGCATGGCGGCCCTGCGGGTCGGCGACCCGCAGAGCGAGGACACGGAGGTCGGTCCGCTCTCCACCGAGCAGGGCCGCCGCGATCTCGAGGAACTCGTCGACGACGCGGTGGAGAACGGCGCGACCGTCCTGTGCGGCGGCGAACGCCCGGAGGGGTTCGGCGAGCACGGCTGGTACTACGCGCCGACCGTCCTCGCCGACATCACCCCCGAGATGCGCGTCCACCAGGAGGAGACCTTCGGCCCCGTCGCCACGCTGTACCGCGCCGCCGATCTGGACGAGGCGGTGGCCCTCGCCAACGACACGCCGTTCGGGCTGAGTTCGAACGTCTGGACGCGGGACGAGAGCGAGATCGACCGGTTCGTACGGGATCTGGAGGCCGGTGCCGTCTACGTCAACGGGATGACCGCCTCGCACCCGGCGTTCCCGTTCGGCGGGGTCAAACGGTCCGGCTACGGCCGTGAACTCGCGGAGCACGGGATCCGCGAGTTCTGCAACATCACCACGGTATGGCACGGAGCGTGA
- a CDS encoding ATP-dependent DNA ligase, with protein MLLSRLARVSQEVAATSARSRKIALLAELFRDADADDVPLVIPYLAGRLPQGRLGIGWKMLSHPVPPAAEATLTVRDVDARLTEIGAVTGIGSQAARGRLMDALRAAATESEQRFLTGLLTGEVRQGALDAVAVEGLAGATGAPAADVRRAVMLAGSLQTVARALLAEGPGALDGFRLTVGRPVLPMLAHSAASVSEAVDKLGVCAVEEKLDGIRVQLHRDGDDVRVYTRTLDDITDRLPEVIALALELKDSRFILDGEVIALDEDGRPRSFQETAGRVGSRLDVATAALSVPVSPVFFDVLSADGRDLLDLPFSGRHAELARLVPEPMRVRRALVEGPADLAAAEGFLADTLRRGHEGVVVKALDAAYSAGRRGASWLKVKPVHTLDLVVLAAEWGHGRRTGKLSNLHLGARAGDGSFVMLGKTFKGMTDTMLAWQTGRLQELAVADDGHVVTVRPELVVEIAYDGLQRSTRYPAGVTLRFARVVRYREDKTPADADTVATLLAAHPEVAP; from the coding sequence ATGCTGCTGAGCCGGCTCGCCCGTGTGTCCCAGGAGGTCGCCGCCACCTCGGCGCGGTCCCGGAAGATCGCCCTGCTCGCCGAGCTGTTCCGGGACGCCGACGCCGACGACGTACCCCTCGTGATCCCGTACCTGGCGGGACGCCTGCCTCAGGGGCGGCTCGGCATCGGCTGGAAGATGCTGAGCCACCCGGTCCCCCCGGCCGCCGAGGCCACGCTCACCGTGCGGGACGTGGACGCCCGGCTGACGGAGATCGGCGCGGTCACGGGCATCGGCTCGCAGGCCGCCCGCGGACGCCTGATGGACGCGCTGCGGGCGGCGGCCACCGAGAGCGAACAGCGCTTCCTGACCGGTCTGCTCACCGGCGAGGTGCGGCAGGGCGCGCTGGACGCGGTCGCGGTGGAGGGGCTCGCCGGGGCGACCGGCGCGCCCGCCGCCGACGTACGCCGGGCGGTGATGCTCGCCGGGTCGCTGCAGACGGTGGCGCGGGCGCTGCTCGCCGAGGGTCCCGGGGCGCTGGACGGGTTCCGGCTCACCGTCGGCCGTCCGGTGCTGCCGATGCTCGCGCACAGCGCCGCGTCCGTGTCCGAAGCCGTCGACAAGCTGGGGGTGTGCGCCGTCGAGGAGAAGCTCGACGGCATCCGCGTCCAGCTCCACCGCGACGGCGACGACGTACGGGTCTACACCCGCACACTCGACGACATCACCGACCGTCTGCCCGAAGTCATCGCCCTCGCCCTGGAGTTGAAGGACAGCCGGTTCATCCTCGACGGCGAGGTCATCGCACTGGACGAGGACGGGCGGCCGCGGTCCTTCCAGGAGACCGCCGGGCGGGTGGGCTCGCGTCTGGACGTGGCCACGGCGGCGCTCAGCGTGCCGGTGTCCCCCGTCTTCTTCGACGTCCTCTCCGCGGACGGACGGGACCTGCTCGACCTGCCCTTCTCGGGACGGCACGCGGAGCTGGCGCGGCTGGTGCCCGAGCCGATGCGGGTGCGGCGGGCGCTCGTCGAGGGGCCCGCGGACCTCGCCGCGGCGGAGGGGTTCCTCGCCGACACGCTGCGCCGCGGCCACGAAGGAGTCGTGGTCAAAGCCCTGGACGCCGCCTACAGCGCGGGCCGCCGCGGCGCCTCCTGGCTGAAGGTCAAACCCGTGCACACCCTCGACCTGGTGGTGCTGGCCGCGGAGTGGGGCCACGGACGGCGCACCGGGAAGCTCTCCAACCTGCACCTCGGCGCGCGGGCCGGGGACGGGTCGTTCGTGATGCTCGGCAAGACCTTCAAGGGCATGACGGACACGATGCTGGCCTGGCAGACCGGACGGCTCCAGGAGCTGGCCGTGGCGGACGACGGCCACGTCGTGACCGTACGCCCCGAACTCGTGGTCGAGATCGCGTACGACGGCCTGCAGCGGTCGACCCGCTACCCGGCCGGGGTGACCCTCCGTTTCGCCCGCGTCGTGCGTTATCGCGAGGACAAGACGCCCGCCGACGCGGATACCGTCGCGACCCTGCTCGCCGCACATCCGGAGGTGGCCCCGTGA
- a CDS encoding NADPH:quinone oxidoreductase family protein yields the protein MQAWQVHQLGEPSEVMRVQDVERPVPGDGQVLLKVRAANINFPDALMCRGHYQVRPPLPFTPGVEICGETEDGRRVLANPALPYGGFAEYAVADAAALLPAPDALDDAEAAALHIGYQTGWFGLHRRAGLEAGETLLVHAAAGGVGSAAVQLGKAAGATVIGVVGGAGKAAVARELGCDVVVDRRAEDVIAAVKEATGGRGADVIYDPVGGEAYTQSTKVVAFEGRIVVVGFAGGTIPAPALNHALVKNYSILGLHWGLYNTKNPKLIQHCHEQLTELAARGAVKPLVSERVPLAGAAAAVQRVADGVTTGRIAVLPSLADGASA from the coding sequence ATGCAGGCATGGCAAGTGCACCAGCTCGGCGAACCGAGCGAGGTGATGCGGGTCCAGGACGTGGAGCGGCCGGTCCCCGGTGACGGGCAGGTCCTGCTCAAGGTGCGCGCGGCGAACATCAACTTCCCGGACGCGCTGATGTGCCGCGGGCACTACCAGGTCAGGCCGCCGCTGCCGTTCACGCCCGGTGTGGAGATCTGCGGCGAGACCGAGGACGGGCGCCGCGTGCTCGCGAACCCCGCGCTGCCGTACGGCGGTTTCGCCGAGTACGCCGTCGCGGACGCCGCCGCCCTGCTGCCGGCCCCCGACGCGCTGGACGACGCCGAGGCGGCCGCCCTGCACATCGGGTACCAGACGGGGTGGTTCGGACTGCACCGGCGGGCCGGTCTGGAGGCGGGCGAGACACTCCTCGTGCACGCGGCCGCCGGCGGCGTCGGCAGCGCCGCCGTACAGCTCGGCAAGGCGGCCGGAGCCACCGTCATCGGCGTCGTCGGCGGAGCGGGCAAGGCCGCCGTCGCACGCGAGCTCGGCTGCGACGTGGTCGTCGACCGGCGTGCCGAGGACGTCATCGCCGCCGTCAAGGAGGCCACCGGCGGCCGGGGCGCGGACGTGATCTACGACCCCGTCGGCGGCGAGGCCTACACGCAGTCGACCAAGGTCGTCGCGTTCGAGGGCCGCATCGTCGTCGTCGGCTTCGCGGGCGGAACCATCCCCGCCCCGGCGCTGAACCACGCCCTGGTGAAGAACTACTCGATCCTCGGCCTGCACTGGGGCCTGTACAACACCAAGAACCCCAAGCTGATCCAGCACTGCCACGAGCAGCTCACCGAACTCGCCGCGCGGGGCGCGGTCAAGCCCCTCGTCAGCGAACGCGTACCACTGGCCGGCGCCGCCGCGGCCGTGCAGCGGGTCGCCGACGGGGTCACCACGGGCCGGATCGCCGTACTGCCCTCCCTCGCGGACGGAGCCTCCGCATGA
- a CDS encoding acyl-CoA dehydrogenase family protein → MTDAAPRSTAPDATELRRLTAELLAAHPPLETDRTAFLEARFDAGLAWVHYPEGLGGLGAPRTLQAVVDAELEAAGAPDNDPRRIGIGLGMAAPTILGFGTREQRERFLRPLWVGEEVWCQLFSEPGAGSDLAALGTRAVREGDDWVIDGQKVWTSSAHLARWAILIARTDPSVPKHRGITYFVCDMTDPGVEVRPLRQITGEAEFNEVFLTGVRIPDSHRLGEVGDGWRVAQTTLMNERVSIGGMRIPREGGMIGPVAKTWRERPELRTHDLHQRLLKLWVEAEVGRLTGERLRQQLVAGQPGPEGSGLKLGFARLNQEISGLEVELRGEEGLLYDDWTMRRPELVDFTGRDAGYRYLRSKGNSIEGGTSEVLLNIVAERVLGLPSEPRTDKDVAWKDLAR, encoded by the coding sequence ATGACCGACGCCGCACCCCGCAGTACCGCACCCGACGCCACCGAACTGCGCCGCCTCACCGCGGAGTTGCTGGCCGCGCATCCACCCCTGGAGACCGACCGGACGGCCTTCCTCGAGGCCCGGTTCGACGCCGGGCTCGCCTGGGTGCACTACCCCGAGGGTCTCGGCGGCCTCGGCGCCCCGCGCACCCTCCAGGCCGTCGTCGACGCCGAGCTGGAGGCCGCGGGCGCCCCCGACAACGACCCGCGGCGCATCGGGATCGGCCTCGGCATGGCCGCGCCGACGATCCTCGGCTTCGGCACGCGGGAACAGAGGGAACGCTTCCTGCGGCCCCTGTGGGTCGGCGAGGAGGTCTGGTGCCAGCTCTTCAGTGAGCCCGGCGCCGGATCGGACCTGGCCGCGCTCGGGACCCGTGCCGTCAGGGAGGGCGACGACTGGGTGATCGACGGCCAGAAGGTCTGGACCTCCAGTGCCCATCTGGCCCGCTGGGCCATCCTCATCGCCCGCACCGACCCGAGCGTCCCCAAGCACCGCGGCATCACCTACTTCGTCTGCGACATGACCGACCCGGGCGTCGAGGTACGGCCGCTGCGCCAGATCACCGGCGAGGCCGAGTTCAACGAGGTCTTCCTGACCGGCGTCCGCATCCCCGACAGCCACCGCCTCGGCGAGGTCGGCGACGGCTGGCGGGTCGCGCAGACCACGCTCATGAACGAGCGGGTGTCCATCGGCGGCATGCGCATCCCCCGTGAGGGCGGCATGATCGGCCCGGTCGCGAAGACCTGGCGCGAGCGGCCCGAACTGCGCACCCACGACCTGCACCAGCGACTGCTGAAGCTCTGGGTGGAGGCCGAGGTCGGCCGGCTCACCGGTGAGCGGCTGCGCCAGCAGCTCGTCGCGGGACAGCCCGGCCCCGAGGGCTCCGGCCTGAAGCTCGGCTTCGCCCGGCTCAACCAGGAGATCAGCGGCCTGGAGGTCGAACTCCGCGGCGAGGAAGGCCTGTTGTACGACGACTGGACGATGCGCCGCCCCGAGCTGGTCGACTTCACCGGCCGCGACGCGGGCTACCGCTACCTCCGCTCCAAGGGCAACAGCATCGAGGGCGGGACCAGCGAGGTCCTGCTGAACATCGTCGCCGAACGCGTGCTGGGACTGCCGTCCGAGCCGCGCACCGACAAGGACGTCGCGTGGAAGGACCTCGCCCGATGA
- a CDS encoding acyl-CoA dehydrogenase family protein: protein MTAQGTQPDLLYSEEEEALRAAVRDLLTDHCDPGRVIARTESDTPHDPALWKALSEGMGLAGLLVPEERGGQGATHREAAVVLEELGRAVAPVPYLTSAVVATEALLACPGEDAAALLTELASGRTVGALAVALSTAPDGAHRTVRHEDGLLHGELTGIADVAAADVLLVPAADGGLYAVDANAVTVTPRVSLDLTRPLATVTVDGVRGRRLGDAGPAVRRALTAGAGLLASEQLGLADWCLTETVRHLKERRQFNRPVGGFQALKHRLAQLWLEVVHTRAAARHAADALAAGSADTGVAVAVAQAYAAPVAVHAAEEAVQLHGGIGMTWEHPVHLYLKRAKADSIAYGTAGAHREALARLVDLQAP, encoded by the coding sequence ATGACCGCACAGGGCACACAACCCGACCTGCTCTACTCGGAGGAGGAAGAGGCGCTGCGCGCCGCCGTGCGCGACCTCCTCACCGACCACTGCGACCCCGGCCGTGTCATCGCCCGCACGGAGTCGGACACGCCCCACGACCCCGCACTGTGGAAGGCGCTCTCCGAAGGGATGGGCCTGGCGGGTCTGCTGGTGCCCGAGGAGCGGGGCGGCCAGGGCGCGACCCACCGCGAAGCCGCCGTGGTTCTGGAGGAGTTGGGCCGGGCCGTCGCTCCCGTGCCCTACCTCACGAGCGCCGTCGTCGCGACCGAGGCGCTGCTGGCCTGCCCGGGCGAGGACGCGGCCGCGCTGCTGACCGAGCTGGCGTCCGGACGGACCGTCGGCGCGCTCGCCGTCGCCCTCTCCACGGCACCGGACGGTGCCCACCGGACCGTGCGCCACGAAGACGGCCTGCTGCACGGCGAGTTGACGGGCATCGCGGACGTGGCGGCGGCCGACGTCCTGCTGGTCCCCGCGGCGGACGGCGGTCTGTACGCGGTCGACGCGAACGCCGTCACGGTCACCCCCCGGGTCTCCCTCGACCTCACCCGGCCGCTCGCCACGGTCACCGTCGACGGGGTACGGGGCCGCCGGCTGGGCGACGCCGGACCCGCCGTACGACGGGCCCTCACGGCCGGCGCCGGACTGCTCGCCTCCGAGCAACTGGGCCTCGCCGACTGGTGCCTGACGGAGACGGTCCGCCACCTCAAGGAACGCAGACAGTTCAACCGGCCGGTCGGCGGATTCCAGGCGCTCAAGCACCGGCTGGCGCAGCTGTGGCTGGAGGTCGTCCACACCCGTGCCGCCGCCCGCCACGCCGCCGACGCCCTCGCGGCCGGCAGCGCGGACACCGGCGTGGCCGTCGCCGTCGCCCAGGCGTACGCCGCCCCGGTCGCCGTGCACGCCGCCGAGGAGGCGGTCCAACTGCACGGCGGCATCGGCATGACCTGGGAACACCCGGTCCACCTGTACCTGAAGCGCGCGAAGGCCGACTCGATCGCGTACGGCACGGCGGGCGCGCACCGTGAGGCGCTGGCACGACTGGTCGACCTCCAGGCACCCTGA
- a CDS encoding transcriptional regulator → MARTARELLERTAGNLAPDPHANRLLPLIARGAAQRSTLAALALEQGQVIPADRRAFLHLAERPDTGPECAAFFTGLAESEALALDRLAAYADACGCGAEAARAAYQPLAGCQSYPAYIAWLAMNGSPAEVALALTADFAAWGGYCTTIAEALRHHYDFADEACGFFDLFAEPGPELGQRALAAVREGLDTGRLDEDRAHRQGRLLQTCETSFWHALWEEDQRVP, encoded by the coding sequence ATGGCGCGCACGGCCAGGGAGCTGCTGGAACGCACCGCGGGGAATCTCGCGCCGGACCCCCACGCCAACCGGCTGCTGCCGCTGATCGCCCGGGGCGCGGCGCAGCGCTCCACCCTCGCCGCCCTCGCCCTGGAGCAGGGGCAGGTGATTCCGGCGGACCGCCGGGCGTTCCTGCATCTGGCCGAGCGGCCGGACACCGGACCGGAGTGCGCGGCCTTCTTCACCGGGCTTGCGGAGAGTGAGGCCCTGGCCCTGGACCGGCTCGCCGCCTATGCGGACGCCTGCGGGTGCGGGGCGGAGGCGGCGCGCGCCGCGTACCAGCCGCTCGCCGGGTGCCAGAGCTACCCCGCGTACATCGCCTGGCTGGCCATGAACGGCTCACCCGCCGAGGTGGCGCTCGCCCTGACCGCCGACTTCGCGGCCTGGGGCGGCTACTGCACGACGATCGCGGAGGCCCTGCGCCACCACTACGACTTCGCCGACGAGGCATGCGGCTTCTTCGACCTCTTCGCCGAGCCCGGACCGGAGCTGGGGCAGCGGGCGCTGGCCGCCGTGCGGGAGGGGCTGGACACCGGCCGCCTCGACGAGGACCGCGCCCACCGCCAGGGCCGGCTCCTCCAGACCTGCGAGACGTCCTTCTGGCACGCCCTGTGGGAGGAGGACCAGCGCGTTCCGTGA